A section of the Bradyrhizobium oligotrophicum S58 genome encodes:
- a CDS encoding ATP-binding protein, with product MLTSQQPIWIGWGRELIYLYNDAYKSIIGGKHPWALGRPTSVVWHEIWEDIGPLLAKASGGDQGTYVEAQLLIMERNGFAEETYYTFSYSPIPDDDGSPGGIFCANTDDTQRVISERQLSLLRELANAGAEARSIDQACASCARALAQEPRDLPFVMIYMTEPDGTSARLEALTGIDHDHRAVQAMMPMQPEGMWPLAEAQRLQAAVLVDDLRSRFGVAFPSGGWRQPPKQAVVIPLPPSGEAGRGGFVIAGLNPFRLYDESYARFLNLVAGQIAAAVGNGGAYEAERRRAEALAEVDRAKTTFFSNISHEFRTPLTLMLSPLEDMLGGDGAELGSEERSVLNLIHRNGIRLLKLVNTLLDFSRIEAGRMTASFEPVDLVAFTSELVSNFRSATDRAGLRLVIDGAALSEPVFVDRDMWEKIVLNLLSNAFKFTFEGEIAVSIGLSADRRHAELRVRDTGTGIAPEELPHLFERFRRIEGARGRSFEGSGIGLALVQELVKLHGGDIAAESELGRGSAFVVRIPLGALHLPADQLGTSRSQAVTNRRAQAYIDEALGWLNGSGSIDLPPASSPDDLGVRTAAASGRDRVVLADDNPDMRDYVRRLLGEDYEIEAVSDGDAALEAVRRRRPDLVLTDVMMPGLDGFGLLKALRGDARLRDIPVVILSARAGEEAKVEGLDAGASDYLSKPFSARELLARVRANIDLARVRREAETTLRELNDRLEAQVSERTAELQAKEARLRTIFEASYTFQALLSGDGTLLDANATLLEAIAAPLKEVAGQPFWETPWFASTPGMPEVIKSLVDAVARGDEARQELQLDLPVGGWRWFDFQMRPVRDESGQVVAIVPEAVELTERRKAEEAFRQAQKMEAIGQLTGGVAHDFNNLLTVIRSSADLLRRRQLSPERMRRYVDAISDTADRAAKLTGQLLAFARRTPMERHVFDAAGHIERIEDMLQTVLGAPAEIELDLRSRPLPVDVDVNQFETALVNLVANARDAMNGRGVLTIRCDRAQIDGTGGQQQFVSIAISDTGCGIAADQIDRIFEPFFTTKGVGRGTGLGLSQVYGFVHQSGGRVLADSELGKGTTLTLLLPLTQKPLGPRERSESSPEVLAARWNVLVVEDNPEIGEFSTQLLEDLGYRTILARSGTDALRMIDDNPGGFDLVLSDVVMPGMDGVTLGQEIRRRLPMIPIVLNSGYSDVLADGDRHGFSLIHKPYSVDELSRVLRQVMAARGSAAKAMPSE from the coding sequence ATGCTCACCTCCCAGCAGCCGATATGGATCGGCTGGGGAAGGGAGCTGATCTATCTCTACAACGATGCCTACAAGTCCATCATTGGCGGCAAGCATCCATGGGCGCTCGGCCGTCCGACGTCCGTCGTGTGGCACGAGATATGGGAAGACATCGGGCCGCTGCTGGCGAAGGCGAGTGGTGGCGACCAGGGCACCTATGTCGAGGCGCAGCTCCTGATCATGGAGCGCAACGGCTTTGCCGAAGAGACCTACTACACGTTCTCCTACAGCCCCATTCCCGATGACGACGGCTCGCCCGGCGGAATCTTCTGTGCCAACACCGACGATACCCAGCGGGTGATCAGCGAGCGCCAGTTGTCGCTGCTGCGCGAGCTCGCGAACGCTGGAGCGGAGGCTCGTAGCATCGATCAGGCCTGTGCGAGCTGCGCGCGCGCCCTGGCGCAGGAGCCGCGCGATCTTCCCTTCGTCATGATCTATATGACCGAACCGGACGGCACATCAGCCCGGCTCGAGGCCTTGACCGGCATCGACCACGATCATCGCGCGGTTCAGGCAATGATGCCGATGCAACCGGAGGGAATGTGGCCTCTGGCCGAAGCACAAAGACTGCAGGCGGCAGTTCTGGTCGACGATCTTCGCTCGCGGTTCGGCGTTGCCTTTCCAAGCGGCGGATGGCGCCAGCCGCCGAAGCAGGCCGTGGTGATTCCGCTTCCCCCGTCCGGAGAAGCGGGCCGGGGCGGCTTCGTCATCGCAGGGCTCAATCCGTTTCGTCTCTATGACGAAAGCTACGCCCGTTTTCTGAACCTCGTCGCGGGCCAGATTGCCGCCGCCGTCGGTAACGGCGGTGCCTACGAGGCCGAACGGCGCCGCGCCGAAGCGCTGGCCGAGGTCGACCGCGCCAAGACGACGTTCTTCTCCAATATCAGCCATGAGTTTCGCACCCCGCTGACGCTGATGCTCAGTCCGCTCGAGGACATGCTCGGCGGTGACGGCGCCGAGCTCGGTTCTGAAGAACGGTCCGTCCTCAACCTGATTCACCGCAACGGCATTCGTCTCCTGAAGCTGGTGAACACGCTGCTGGATTTCTCGCGAATCGAAGCCGGCCGCATGACGGCGAGCTTCGAGCCGGTGGATCTCGTCGCCTTCACCTCCGAGCTCGTCTCCAACTTCCGCTCGGCGACGGATCGGGCGGGTCTGCGTCTCGTCATCGATGGCGCTGCTCTTTCGGAGCCGGTCTTCGTCGACCGCGACATGTGGGAGAAGATCGTCCTCAACCTGCTCTCCAATGCGTTCAAGTTCACGTTCGAGGGCGAGATCGCGGTGTCGATCGGCCTGTCTGCCGATCGCCGTCACGCCGAACTGAGAGTTCGCGACACCGGCACCGGGATTGCGCCGGAAGAGCTGCCGCATCTGTTCGAGCGGTTTCGTCGCATCGAGGGCGCGCGCGGCCGGTCCTTCGAGGGCAGCGGCATCGGTCTCGCTCTGGTGCAGGAGCTGGTGAAGCTTCACGGCGGCGACATCGCGGCGGAGAGCGAGCTCGGCCGTGGATCCGCTTTTGTCGTGCGCATTCCGCTCGGCGCGCTGCATCTGCCGGCCGACCAGCTCGGAACGTCGCGGTCGCAGGCCGTCACCAACAGGCGTGCGCAGGCCTATATCGACGAGGCGCTGGGCTGGCTGAACGGCAGTGGATCGATCGATCTTCCCCCTGCCTCCTCACCCGACGATCTCGGTGTGCGCACCGCGGCCGCGTCCGGGCGGGACCGCGTGGTGCTCGCCGACGACAATCCCGACATGCGCGACTATGTGCGCCGCCTGCTCGGCGAGGACTACGAGATCGAGGCCGTCAGCGACGGCGACGCCGCGCTCGAAGCGGTTCGCCGGCGCCGGCCCGATCTGGTCTTGACCGATGTCATGATGCCCGGGCTCGACGGCTTCGGACTCCTGAAGGCTCTGCGCGGCGACGCGCGACTGCGCGACATTCCCGTGGTCATCCTGTCGGCGCGCGCCGGAGAGGAGGCGAAGGTCGAGGGACTCGATGCCGGCGCCAGCGACTATCTCAGCAAGCCCTTCAGCGCGCGCGAGCTGCTGGCCCGGGTGCGCGCCAATATCGATCTCGCACGTGTCAGGCGCGAAGCCGAGACCACGCTGCGCGAGCTGAACGACAGGCTGGAGGCGCAGGTCTCGGAGCGGACCGCCGAGCTGCAGGCCAAGGAGGCGCGGCTCCGCACGATCTTCGAGGCGAGCTACACCTTCCAGGCTCTGCTCTCGGGCGACGGCACGCTGCTGGACGCCAACGCCACCCTGCTCGAGGCGATCGCCGCGCCGTTGAAGGAGGTCGCCGGGCAGCCGTTCTGGGAGACACCGTGGTTTGCGAGCACCCCAGGCATGCCCGAGGTGATCAAATCGCTGGTCGACGCCGTCGCCCGCGGCGACGAGGCCCGACAGGAGCTGCAGCTCGATCTCCCGGTCGGCGGCTGGCGCTGGTTCGACTTTCAGATGCGGCCGGTTCGCGACGAATCCGGACAGGTCGTCGCCATCGTGCCCGAGGCCGTGGAGCTGACCGAGCGGCGCAAGGCGGAGGAGGCGTTTCGCCAGGCGCAGAAGATGGAGGCCATCGGCCAACTCACCGGCGGCGTCGCGCACGACTTCAACAACCTTCTGACCGTGATCAGATCATCGGCCGACCTGCTGCGCCGCCGTCAGTTGTCGCCGGAGCGGATGCGCCGCTACGTCGATGCGATCTCGGATACGGCGGACCGTGCGGCCAAGCTCACCGGACAGCTGCTCGCCTTTGCGCGCCGTACCCCGATGGAGCGCCACGTTTTCGATGCCGCGGGGCACATCGAACGGATCGAGGACATGCTGCAGACGGTGCTCGGTGCACCGGCTGAGATCGAGCTCGACCTGCGATCGCGGCCGCTTCCGGTCGACGTCGATGTCAATCAGTTCGAGACGGCGCTCGTGAACCTCGTCGCCAATGCACGCGACGCGATGAACGGCCGGGGCGTCCTCACCATCCGCTGCGACCGTGCTCAGATTGACGGAACCGGCGGACAGCAGCAGTTCGTGTCGATCGCCATCAGCGACACCGGATGCGGCATTGCTGCCGATCAGATTGATCGCATCTTCGAGCCGTTCTTCACGACCAAGGGTGTCGGGCGCGGCACGGGTCTCGGCCTCTCCCAGGTCTACGGATTCGTTCATCAGTCCGGAGGCCGGGTGTTGGCCGACAGCGAGCTCGGCAAGGGCACGACGCTGACCCTCCTGCTTCCGCTCACGCAAAAGCCGCTCGGACCGCGCGAGCGGAGTGAGTCCAGCCCCGAGGTGCTCGCTGCGCGCTGGAACGTGCTGGTGGTCGAGGACAACCCGGAGATCGGCGAATTCTCGACGCAGCTGCTCGAGGATCTCGGCTACAGAACGATTTTGGCGCGCAGCGGCACCGATGCGCTGCGGATGATCGACGACAATCCCGGCGGCTTCGATCTCGTGCTCAGCGACGTCGTGATGCCGGGAATGGACGGAGTCACCCTTGGCCAGGAAATCCGGCGACGGCTCCCGATGATTCCCATCGTGCTCAACAGTGGATACAGCGACGTCCTGGCTGATGGCGACCGCCACGGCTTCAGCCTGATCCACAAGCCCTATTCAGTCGACGAGCTGTCGCGCGTGCTGCGCCAGGTGATGGCCGCGCGCGGGAGCGCCGCCAAGGCGATGCCCTCCGAGTGA
- a CDS encoding GNAT family N-acetyltransferase — MPSQIRRRERSFRIGEVDACEPDVLDTLKDLHARTFLDQAPLPDFEIGHWWITTEGEQPVAFAGMIPSAMGIGIGYLSRVGVVRELCGHGLQRRMMRAIEQRARRSGLYCIVSDTTSNIVSANNFIRCGYVLFQPSRPWAWGNSLYWRKMIGG; from the coding sequence GTGCCAAGCCAGATTCGGCGTCGAGAGCGCAGCTTTCGCATCGGCGAGGTCGACGCGTGCGAGCCAGACGTCCTCGATACTTTGAAGGATCTTCACGCGCGCACCTTCCTCGATCAGGCACCTCTGCCCGACTTCGAGATCGGCCATTGGTGGATCACGACCGAGGGGGAGCAACCCGTCGCCTTCGCCGGAATGATTCCGTCTGCCATGGGCATCGGGATCGGCTATCTCTCGAGGGTCGGTGTTGTCCGAGAGCTCTGTGGACACGGCCTCCAACGGCGAATGATGCGTGCGATCGAGCAGCGCGCGCGGCGCTCGGGTCTGTATTGCATCGTGTCGGACACGACGAGCAACATCGTCTCTGCGAACAATTTCATTCGCTGCGGATATGTGTTGTTTCAACCGTCGCGGCCGTGGGCGTGGGGGAACTCGCTTTATTGGCGCAAGATGATCGGGGGCTGA
- a CDS encoding CaiB/BaiF CoA transferase family protein, with protein MPAEVVLPERTPRPPDAPAALAGLLVIDFTRVVAGPACTQTLGDFGAEVIKIEQPLKGDDTRAYEHAELGGESAAFLSLNRNKRGMVLDLTVPQARGVARALIAKADVLVENFSSSVMEKFGLDYATVASTNPQLIYCSISAYGRAGPFAWRSGFDPITQAESGFMSLNGFADGPPVRTGPPIIDLATGMSACNAILLALVARQRLGRGQHVEVALFDIALAMTGFSGMAYLMNGLNPTRTGNSPNDSPTVGVYEASDGPLYVACANDRLYRRLVTAVFGRPDLLSDSRFATRKARWTNRAQLRGTIAEILASDRIDVWIARMNQAGVPVGRVRTIEQAFSAPEVKARDRICRIPHPTASSIPNIEPAITMQLTPTVEPRAAPCLGEHTLAILRDRLGHTEQEIEALQQAGAFGQSGSAVQP; from the coding sequence ATGCCGGCTGAAGTTGTCCTGCCGGAGCGCACGCCACGGCCGCCTGATGCACCGGCGGCGCTGGCGGGTCTGCTCGTGATCGACTTCACGCGCGTCGTTGCAGGACCGGCGTGCACGCAGACCCTGGGTGATTTCGGTGCCGAGGTCATCAAGATCGAGCAGCCGTTGAAGGGAGACGATACGCGCGCGTATGAGCATGCCGAGCTCGGCGGCGAGAGCGCCGCATTTCTCAGTCTCAATCGGAACAAGCGGGGCATGGTGCTGGATCTCACCGTCCCGCAAGCCAGGGGCGTGGCGCGCGCGCTGATCGCCAAGGCCGACGTGCTTGTGGAAAACTTCTCGTCGTCCGTCATGGAGAAGTTCGGTCTGGACTATGCGACCGTTGCCAGCACGAATCCCCAGCTGATCTATTGCTCGATCTCGGCCTATGGACGCGCCGGCCCGTTCGCGTGGCGATCGGGATTCGATCCCATCACTCAGGCCGAAAGCGGCTTCATGTCGCTCAACGGCTTCGCCGATGGTCCGCCGGTGCGGACCGGTCCTCCGATCATCGACTTGGCCACCGGCATGTCGGCCTGCAATGCCATCCTGTTGGCGCTCGTAGCGCGGCAACGGCTCGGTCGTGGGCAGCATGTCGAGGTGGCTCTGTTCGACATCGCGTTGGCGATGACGGGCTTCTCCGGAATGGCCTACCTGATGAATGGCCTGAATCCGACGCGGACAGGCAATTCGCCGAATGATTCTCCGACCGTCGGTGTCTATGAAGCGTCGGATGGTCCGCTTTATGTCGCCTGCGCCAATGATCGGCTCTACCGCCGGCTGGTGACCGCGGTCTTTGGTCGTCCGGATCTCCTGAGCGATTCTCGGTTTGCCACCCGAAAAGCAAGGTGGACCAATCGGGCCCAACTGCGCGGCACTATCGCCGAGATCCTGGCCTCGGATCGGATCGACGTCTGGATTGCTCGGATGAACCAGGCCGGCGTGCCTGTTGGCCGCGTTCGAACGATCGAGCAGGCCTTCAGCGCGCCAGAGGTCAAGGCGCGAGACCGCATCTGTCGCATTCCGCACCCGACGGCAAGTTCGATACCGAATATCGAACCGGCCATCACAATGCAGCTGACGCCGACCGTCGAGCCCAGGGCAGCGCCGTGCCTCGGCGAGCATACACTTGCGATCCTGCGCGACAGGCTGGGGCACACCGAGCAGGAGATCGAAGCTCTGCAGCAAGCGGGCGCCTTTGGGCAGAGCGGGTCAGCCGTCCAACCTTAG
- a CDS encoding CBS domain-containing protein — translation MRAHQIMTRPVITVTPDTSIVDAANIMLQRHVSGLPVVDAAGKLVGVVSEGDFIRRTEIGTGRKRGRWLRFILGPGKSAADFVHEHGRKVSEVMTKSPLTITEDAALAEIVELMEKNHVKRLPVVKGDQVVGIVSRANLLQAVATLGRQVPDPTADDDHIRNRVIDTLEKNDWCPFGLSVIAKDGIVHLSGVITEERSRQAAIVATENISGVKKVHDHLCWVDTMSGMYLNSPEDEEIAKAG, via the coding sequence ATGCGCGCCCATCAAATCATGACCCGTCCAGTCATCACCGTTACTCCGGATACCTCGATTGTGGATGCGGCCAACATCATGCTTCAACGGCACGTCAGCGGCCTGCCAGTGGTCGATGCCGCCGGTAAGCTCGTGGGCGTCGTCTCGGAAGGAGACTTCATCCGCCGAACCGAAATCGGCACCGGGCGTAAGCGCGGCCGTTGGCTGCGCTTCATTCTCGGGCCCGGCAAGTCGGCGGCCGACTTCGTCCACGAACATGGACGAAAGGTTTCGGAAGTCATGACCAAGTCTCCGCTGACGATCACGGAAGACGCCGCGCTGGCGGAAATCGTGGAATTGATGGAGAAGAATCATGTCAAGCGGCTGCCGGTGGTCAAGGGTGACCAGGTGGTCGGCATCGTGTCGCGGGCGAATCTGTTGCAGGCGGTTGCGACACTCGGGCGGCAGGTGCCTGACCCGACGGCCGACGATGACCACATCCGCAACCGCGTGATCGACACGCTCGAGAAGAACGATTGGTGCCCGTTCGGTCTGTCGGTCATCGCCAAGGACGGCATCGTTCATTTGAGCGGCGTCATTACCGAGGAACGTTCGCGGCAGGCGGCGATCGTCGCGACGGAAAACATCTCAGGCGTCAAGAAGGTTCACGATCATCTGTGCTGGGTCGACACCATGTCCGGCATGTACCTGAACTCGCCGGAGGACGAAGAAATAGCCAAAGCCGGCTGA
- a CDS encoding PHA/PHB synthase family protein: protein MLARVTGGISPAALSMAYLDWACHLAAAPQRQLQIARDAWHGARQVAQQSLHLADPNRSPWELIKPQANDHRFSKPQWATQPFNLFAQAFLLGEDWWHKATTGIRGVNPANEAVVDFSLRQLLDMFAPSNFAATNPEVLEKTFQSGGENLVFGWQNWLADLMQVLQPGKTASAAEFVVGRTVATAPGKVVLRNRLIELIQYAPTTEQVRPEPILIVPAWIMKYYILDLSPHNSLVRYLTDQGFTVFMISWRNPGAADRDLAFDDYRSLGVMAALETIGDIIPNTRVHATGYCLGGTLLSITAAAMARDGDDRFKTITLFAAQTDFTEAGELTLFINESQVAFLEDMMWERGYLDTTQMAGAFQLLRSNDLIWSRVSRDYLLGERANPSDLMAWNADATRLPYRMHSEYLRKLFLNNDLAEGRYRVEGKPVSLSDIHTPMFVVGTLRDHVAPWKSTYKIHYEVDADVTFVLASGGHNAGIVAPPGEQGHSHQVRTKAADAPYLGPDEWQSVSPRIEGSWWPIWTAWLGQQSGGPGEPPQLGTNGSRDLGSAPGEYVHS, encoded by the coding sequence ATGCTGGCGCGTGTGACTGGCGGGATCTCGCCGGCTGCGCTATCCATGGCGTATCTGGACTGGGCGTGCCATCTGGCGGCAGCGCCCCAGCGCCAGCTTCAGATTGCCCGCGATGCCTGGCACGGCGCGAGGCAGGTCGCCCAGCAGTCATTGCATCTTGCGGACCCGAACCGCAGCCCTTGGGAATTGATCAAGCCGCAAGCCAACGATCATCGATTCTCGAAGCCGCAATGGGCGACGCAGCCGTTCAACCTGTTCGCCCAGGCGTTCCTGCTTGGGGAGGATTGGTGGCACAAGGCGACGACCGGCATTCGCGGTGTCAATCCCGCCAACGAAGCCGTCGTCGATTTCTCGCTTCGTCAGCTGCTCGATATGTTCGCACCATCGAACTTTGCAGCGACCAACCCCGAAGTTTTGGAAAAGACATTTCAAAGCGGCGGCGAGAACCTTGTCTTCGGCTGGCAGAACTGGCTCGCAGATCTCATGCAGGTGCTGCAGCCGGGGAAGACGGCAAGCGCCGCCGAATTCGTGGTCGGCAGGACAGTGGCGACTGCACCGGGAAAGGTCGTGCTTCGCAATCGGCTGATCGAGCTGATCCAATACGCGCCGACAACCGAGCAGGTGCGGCCCGAACCGATCCTGATCGTGCCGGCCTGGATCATGAAGTACTACATCCTGGATCTTTCTCCGCACAATTCTCTGGTCAGATATCTCACGGACCAGGGCTTCACCGTCTTCATGATCTCCTGGCGGAATCCGGGAGCGGCCGACCGCGACCTTGCCTTCGACGACTATCGCTCGCTCGGCGTGATGGCGGCCCTGGAAACGATCGGAGACATCATTCCGAACACACGGGTTCATGCCACAGGCTATTGCCTCGGGGGAACGCTTCTCTCGATTACGGCGGCCGCCATGGCACGGGACGGCGACGATCGTTTCAAGACGATCACGCTGTTTGCAGCCCAGACCGATTTCACGGAAGCGGGCGAGTTGACGCTTTTCATCAACGAAAGCCAGGTTGCCTTCCTCGAAGATATGATGTGGGAGCGTGGATATCTGGACACGACCCAGATGGCCGGCGCATTCCAGTTGCTACGGTCCAATGATCTGATCTGGTCGCGGGTCTCGCGCGACTACCTGCTGGGCGAGCGGGCGAACCCAAGCGACCTGATGGCATGGAACGCAGACGCGACGCGGCTGCCATACCGGATGCACTCTGAGTATCTACGCAAGCTGTTTCTGAACAACGATCTTGCCGAGGGGCGCTATCGGGTCGAGGGGAAACCGGTCTCCCTCTCCGATATTCACACGCCAATGTTCGTCGTCGGGACTCTGCGTGATCACGTCGCGCCGTGGAAGTCGACCTACAAGATCCACTACGAGGTCGATGCCGACGTCACCTTCGTGCTTGCGAGCGGGGGCCACAACGCGGGCATCGTAGCACCCCCAGGTGAGCAGGGGCATTCGCATCAGGTCCGCACCAAGGCGGCCGACGCGCCCTATCTCGGCCCGGACGAGTGGCAGAGCGTCTCGCCGCGCATCGAGGGATCGTGGTGGCCGATTTGGACCGCGTGGCTCGGACAACAGTCGGGAGGGCCGGGTGAGCCGCCGCAGCTCGGAACGAATGGCTCGAGGGATCTTGGAAGCGCGCCAGGCGAGTATGTGCATAGCTGA
- a CDS encoding bifunctional aminoglycoside phosphotransferase/ATP-binding protein has translation MKSPSDQDLVFAFLGDTSRHPDVRRIDTHAASVFLFGDRALKIKRAVRLPFLDYSTLAQRKAACAKELEINRPFAPDVYLRVIAITKAPDGSLDIDGSGTPLEYAIEMRRFDDSRTLDHLAARCQLGADLARQLAETIAASHQAAAQVYSGEWGNSLPRWIEAFVTSFRTSRRFPEPEIGKLALLCQSAFSRLQPLLERRSAEGYVRRCHGDLHLANIVVIDGKPVLFDAIEFDDRIATIDVLYDLAFPLMDLLHFEQRIAANHLLNRYLLIAAPDQKGGLAALPLFLTIRAAIRAQVYLAKLDRDRADHPDLDGPATFEVAKSYLELACKLIQPTVPRMIAVGGLSGTGKSALAQALAPLLVPPPGAIVLRSDVVRKQLFAKKETDRLPANAYTPESSARVYQALMTQADRVLTQGFTVIVDAVFARPDEREEIHGLAKRLNVPFAGLFLVADLRVRQDRIHHRVNDASDATVAVAEEQERYQLGAVNWLKVDASGTLDATLNHSMSLLDISD, from the coding sequence ATGAAGTCACCCTCCGACCAGGATCTCGTCTTCGCGTTCTTGGGCGACACCAGCCGTCACCCGGATGTCCGGCGGATCGACACGCACGCCGCGTCCGTGTTCCTGTTCGGCGATCGCGCCCTGAAGATCAAACGCGCGGTTCGATTGCCATTTCTCGATTATTCGACGCTTGCCCAGCGCAAGGCCGCGTGCGCAAAGGAATTGGAGATCAATCGTCCGTTTGCCCCGGACGTCTACCTGCGCGTTATCGCAATCACGAAGGCGCCAGACGGTTCCCTCGACATCGATGGATCTGGCACACCGCTCGAATATGCCATCGAGATGCGCCGCTTCGATGATAGCCGGACGCTCGATCATCTTGCCGCTCGATGTCAGCTGGGGGCCGATCTCGCTCGGCAACTGGCAGAGACCATCGCAGCGTCGCATCAGGCCGCTGCCCAAGTCTATTCCGGCGAATGGGGCAATTCGCTCCCGCGTTGGATCGAGGCCTTCGTCACCAGCTTTCGAACCAGCCGACGGTTTCCCGAACCGGAGATCGGCAAGCTTGCCTTGCTCTGCCAGTCCGCGTTCTCCCGTCTCCAGCCGCTACTCGAGCGTCGCAGTGCTGAAGGCTACGTTCGGCGCTGTCATGGTGATCTCCATCTGGCCAACATCGTCGTGATCGACGGCAAGCCGGTGCTGTTCGATGCCATCGAGTTCGATGACCGAATCGCCACGATCGACGTCCTCTACGATCTCGCTTTTCCTTTGATGGATCTGCTGCACTTCGAGCAGCGGATCGCAGCCAACCATCTCCTGAACCGATATCTCTTGATCGCAGCACCCGACCAGAAGGGCGGATTGGCGGCATTGCCCCTTTTCCTGACGATCCGGGCAGCCATCCGCGCGCAAGTCTATCTTGCGAAACTTGATCGTGACCGTGCTGACCACCCCGACCTCGACGGCCCTGCAACATTCGAGGTTGCCAAGAGTTATCTGGAACTGGCCTGCAAGCTGATTCAGCCAACCGTTCCGAGGATGATCGCCGTGGGCGGCCTTTCAGGAACGGGCAAGTCTGCGCTCGCGCAAGCGCTCGCCCCACTGTTGGTCCCACCGCCAGGAGCCATCGTTCTGCGCAGCGACGTGGTGCGCAAGCAGCTCTTTGCCAAGAAGGAGACCGATCGGCTGCCGGCGAACGCCTATACGCCTGAATCGAGCGCGAGGGTTTATCAGGCGCTGATGACGCAGGCCGATCGCGTGCTGACGCAAGGCTTCACAGTGATCGTCGACGCCGTGTTTGCACGTCCCGATGAACGGGAGGAGATCCATGGTCTGGCGAAGCGACTGAACGTGCCTTTTGCCGGACTCTTTCTGGTCGCAGATTTGCGCGTCCGGCAGGATCGGATTCATCATCGGGTCAACGATGCGTCCGACGCGACGGTCGCGGTTGCCGAGGAACAGGAACGCTATCAACTCGGCGCTGTGAACTGGCTGAAGGTTGACGCGTCAGGAACGCTCGACGCGACCTTGAATCACAGCATGTCCTTGCTGGACATTAGCGACTAA
- a CDS encoding zinc-dependent alcohol dehydrogenase family protein — protein MQAMVLKTPGAPLQFETLADPEPGPGEIRVSVRACGVCRTDLHLCDGELPDIPYPIIPGHEIVGHVDRLGPGVVTPRLGTRVGIPWLGHTCGHCAFCTRGMENLCDQPAFTGYTRNGGYATHAVVDANYAFPLEGLNDDVATAPLLCAGLIGWRSLMMAGDAQRLGIYGFGAAGHIIAQVARWQGRQIYAFTREHDQAAQDLARELGATWVGGSNRRPDAALDAAIIYAPAGELVPAALRAVRKGGRVVCAGIHMSDIPSFPYHLLWGERHVMSVANLTRQDGLDFLQVAQKAQIRTYTTPYPLSDANAVLARLRRGDVLGAAVLVPGS, from the coding sequence ATGCAGGCGATGGTGTTGAAAACCCCTGGAGCACCACTCCAGTTCGAGACGCTCGCAGATCCTGAGCCAGGGCCCGGAGAGATCCGCGTCAGTGTCAGAGCATGCGGCGTCTGCCGCACCGATCTGCACCTCTGCGATGGGGAACTTCCAGACATTCCCTATCCGATCATTCCTGGACATGAGATCGTCGGCCACGTCGACCGGCTCGGCCCAGGTGTCGTAACCCCTCGGCTCGGCACGCGGGTCGGCATCCCTTGGCTGGGACATACCTGCGGCCATTGCGCGTTCTGTACCCGCGGGATGGAAAATCTCTGCGATCAGCCTGCCTTTACCGGATACACGCGCAACGGCGGCTACGCGACCCATGCCGTCGTAGACGCAAACTATGCCTTCCCGCTCGAAGGTCTGAACGACGACGTCGCCACCGCGCCGCTGCTATGCGCGGGCCTGATCGGCTGGCGGTCACTGATGATGGCTGGTGACGCGCAACGGCTCGGCATCTATGGATTCGGAGCTGCAGGTCACATCATTGCCCAGGTCGCCCGCTGGCAGGGACGTCAGATCTACGCCTTCACCCGCGAGCATGACCAAGCTGCGCAAGATCTCGCTCGCGAACTCGGCGCGACATGGGTTGGCGGTTCGAACCGGCGTCCCGATGCTGCTCTGGATGCGGCTATCATCTATGCCCCCGCCGGCGAGCTCGTTCCGGCTGCTCTTCGGGCGGTTCGAAAAGGCGGTCGGGTCGTCTGTGCGGGCATCCACATGAGCGACATTCCGAGCTTCCCCTATCACCTTCTTTGGGGAGAACGTCACGTGATGTCCGTCGCCAACCTGACTCGGCAAGATGGCCTCGATTTCCTGCAAGTCGCCCAGAAGGCTCAGATCCGGACCTATACGACACCCTACCCGCTATCAGACGCAAACGCCGTTCTCGCCCGCTTGAGGCGGGGTGACGTTCTCGGCGCGGCTGTCCTCGTCCCTGGCTCCTGA